Proteins co-encoded in one Stenotrophomonas maltophilia genomic window:
- a CDS encoding GIY-YIG nuclease family protein: MPHRHNLGRSEKYHALPRTLYALLFDDGGCYIGQSSNPQQREKQHRSPKGGWHRPFRFHALEVVTATRAEAEAYEQAWRVKASREGWRIYAKPPGIVVNPHRRATPHVRWLAHQRRWQLGTPVKAPSECVGWWPWVVAGTSVLLLARCITG; this comes from the coding sequence ATGCCCCACCGCCACAACCTCGGACGCAGCGAGAAGTATCACGCACTGCCCCGCACCCTTTACGCCCTGCTGTTCGACGACGGGGGCTGCTACATCGGCCAAAGCTCGAACCCGCAGCAGCGGGAGAAGCAGCACCGCTCCCCCAAAGGCGGCTGGCACCGTCCCTTCCGGTTCCATGCGCTGGAGGTGGTGACCGCCACCAGGGCGGAAGCCGAAGCGTATGAGCAGGCGTGGCGGGTGAAGGCCTCCCGGGAGGGGTGGCGCATCTACGCTAAGCCGCCAGGGATTGTGGTCAACCCCCACCGTCGGGCAACGCCCCACGTGCGATGGCTGGCCCATCAGCGGCGGTGGCAGCTGGGAACACCGGTGAAAGCCCCTTCCGAATGCGTGGGGTGGTGGCCGTGGGTAGTGGCGGGGACCAGTGTCTTATTGCTGGCCCGCTGCATCACTGGGTAA
- a CDS encoding adhesin, whose translation MKRSLIHCALLAGLVAGTAQAQVQVGNGAVATKPETTAVGDRAQSLTVGATTIGADALADGGIMVDENGVPGECLGATAVGNRATARGCHTTALGFSSEAQGSNALAIGSRAQAFAVYAVAVGPQAQATGDSAVAIGGHSLASGITGVAIGSSARALGDGGTAVGSTARADGNGAAAFGAGANAQGDRNLALGAASQTEGEGASAVGPGANATADFAGAYGYSAGVAGEAGTAVGPWAQAFAPYSAAFGASATANATESVALGPRAVANAWGCVAVGANTTCDEEDTAAFGNRRLTQVALGKADDDAVAVSQLRTAVETLGAGASMVNGLIVAPNYQLSSGNNYTTVAGAIYDLDGRVHQLEQNPGGGGGTPGPQGPTGPQGPAGKDGKDGGSSTTVAGANIEVTDNGDGTQTVGLKDNVGLSEKGSVQVAKAIHNSDGFTVQGGPSVTRSGINAGNQRVTGVAAGAIAAGSTDAINGGQLWDYQRQQDDRWNLTDRRFRQLDKRVSGICAMAQANAQMATSTSAIHGENRNRLAVGVGGCSGQAAISIGYTRDVTTPRGSPSAFSIGVSRSGQDTAMGAAWAIGW comes from the coding sequence ATGAAACGCTCCCTCATCCACTGCGCTTTGCTGGCAGGCCTTGTTGCTGGCACGGCGCAAGCCCAGGTTCAAGTGGGCAACGGTGCCGTTGCCACCAAACCCGAGACCACTGCGGTAGGCGACCGCGCCCAATCGTTGACCGTTGGGGCCACGACCATCGGGGCGGACGCCCTCGCCGACGGCGGGATAATGGTGGATGAAAATGGCGTTCCGGGTGAGTGCCTGGGGGCCACTGCGGTGGGCAATCGCGCCACCGCTCGCGGATGCCATACAACCGCTCTGGGGTTCTCGAGCGAAGCGCAGGGCTCAAATGCGCTCGCCATTGGCTCTCGCGCACAGGCATTTGCGGTTTACGCCGTCGCCGTCGGACCCCAAGCCCAAGCCACCGGCGATTCCGCGGTGGCCATTGGCGGGCACAGCCTGGCCAGCGGGATCACCGGTGTGGCCATCGGCTCTAGTGCCCGCGCGCTCGGGGATGGCGGGACCGCTGTAGGCTCAACCGCAAGAGCCGATGGAAACGGCGCGGCGGCTTTCGGGGCCGGGGCGAATGCTCAAGGCGATCGCAACCTCGCGTTGGGCGCCGCATCCCAGACCGAGGGCGAAGGTGCATCCGCCGTGGGGCCCGGTGCCAACGCAACCGCCGACTTTGCCGGCGCCTACGGTTACAGCGCTGGCGTTGCCGGCGAGGCCGGCACCGCCGTGGGTCCATGGGCACAGGCGTTTGCGCCCTACTCTGCCGCCTTCGGCGCGTCTGCCACGGCCAACGCCACAGAAAGTGTGGCATTGGGGCCCCGTGCCGTGGCCAACGCATGGGGATGCGTGGCCGTGGGCGCCAACACCACGTGCGATGAAGAAGACACTGCAGCCTTTGGCAACCGCCGCTTGACCCAAGTTGCCTTGGGCAAAGCGGACGACGACGCCGTGGCCGTCAGCCAACTGCGGACCGCCGTGGAAACCTTGGGCGCTGGCGCCTCCATGGTGAACGGCTTGATCGTGGCGCCGAACTACCAGCTGAGCAGCGGTAACAACTACACCACCGTGGCCGGTGCCATCTACGATCTCGATGGGCGCGTTCACCAGCTGGAACAAAACCCTGGCGGCGGTGGTGGCACCCCCGGTCCACAGGGCCCCACCGGTCCGCAAGGCCCAGCAGGCAAGGACGGTAAGGACGGAGGAAGCAGCACCACGGTGGCCGGGGCCAACATCGAGGTCACTGACAACGGGGACGGCACCCAAACCGTTGGCTTGAAAGACAACGTTGGACTGTCCGAAAAGGGCTCGGTCCAGGTGGCCAAGGCCATCCACAACAGCGACGGCTTCACTGTCCAGGGCGGTCCATCGGTCACCAGATCCGGGATCAACGCCGGCAACCAGCGGGTAACCGGGGTGGCAGCGGGGGCGATCGCCGCAGGGTCCACGGACGCGATCAACGGTGGCCAATTGTGGGATTACCAGCGGCAGCAAGACGACCGCTGGAACCTGACGGACCGCCGTTTCCGCCAGCTCGACAAGCGGGTGAGCGGTATCTGCGCCATGGCCCAAGCCAACGCCCAGATGGCCACCTCGACGTCGGCCATCCATGGGGAGAACCGCAACCGCTTGGCCGTAGGCGTAGGTGGCTGCAGCGGCCAAGCCGCCATTTCCATCGGCTACACCCGCGACGTGACCACCCCACGCGGATCCCCATCGGCCTTCTCGATCGGGGTTTCCCGCAGCGGGCAGGACACGGCCATGGGCGCAGCCTGGGCCATCGGCTGGTAA
- a CDS encoding M15 family metallopeptidase, with amino-acid sequence MFQRLLLALALASAPVLVHAHAPATDSVEVHGKKPGFFKRLFHRHKDAPQWDGVQPELRSALERIALQMKDEGYDLRLMEGYRSKQRQAELLASQKGVTQVGPGSSCHNHGWAADMVIYKRGRPSWDLKDEQVRQGYQRFGELAQQAGLRWGGAWKSFKDMPHVEMRSECLVAIRGGSAPRRSLQTVIAKAESVSDAPKAPRWAWSVDSELAPDWACESVLCSVSWATVSRPWSYGVRPPLKGLRPEPFAEASCPMAPIALRHT; translated from the coding sequence ATGTTTCAACGCTTGTTGCTCGCGCTCGCACTGGCCAGCGCACCCGTCTTGGTCCACGCGCACGCGCCAGCCACCGATTCCGTTGAGGTCCACGGGAAGAAGCCTGGGTTTTTCAAACGCCTGTTCCACCGCCACAAAGACGCCCCGCAGTGGGACGGTGTCCAGCCCGAGCTTCGCTCAGCGCTGGAACGCATCGCCTTGCAGATGAAGGACGAGGGCTACGACCTGCGGCTGATGGAGGGCTACCGTTCTAAACAGCGCCAGGCCGAGCTGCTCGCCAGCCAAAAGGGCGTGACCCAGGTGGGGCCAGGCAGCAGCTGCCACAACCACGGTTGGGCCGCGGACATGGTCATCTACAAGCGCGGGCGCCCTTCTTGGGACCTGAAGGACGAGCAGGTGCGGCAGGGCTACCAACGCTTCGGTGAGCTCGCCCAGCAGGCGGGATTGAGGTGGGGCGGGGCTTGGAAGAGCTTCAAGGACATGCCCCACGTCGAGATGCGCAGCGAGTGCCTGGTAGCCATTCGTGGCGGATCTGCCCCCCGCCGATCGCTGCAAACAGTGATTGCCAAGGCCGAGTCAGTGTCTGACGCACCGAAAGCACCCCGTTGGGCCTGGAGCGTCGATTCCGAGCTGGCGCCGGACTGGGCGTGCGAATCCGTGCTTTGCAGTGTGTCGTGGGCGACGGTGAGCCGGCCATGGAGCTATGGCGTAAGGCCGCCGTTGAAAGGACTCCGTCCAGAACCGTTTGCTGAGGCGTCCTGTCCCATGGCCCCAATTGCCCTGAGGCACACATGA
- a CDS encoding DUF6713 family protein — MERWYLATLLALILHQIDAAFWQEWALFGVPGGVQGFLVFNLIAVGALLHGYRQVVLAKPSARAYARLCGAVGAGTAMIHVGFAAAGRDEFLLPLSIATLAACLAAGAGLLVQSRRATARVQVEGLD; from the coding sequence ATGGAACGGTGGTATCTGGCAACACTGCTGGCGTTGATCCTGCACCAGATCGATGCCGCGTTCTGGCAGGAGTGGGCCCTGTTCGGTGTTCCCGGCGGCGTCCAGGGATTTCTGGTTTTCAACCTTATCGCCGTCGGCGCGCTGCTGCATGGCTACCGCCAGGTGGTGCTGGCCAAGCCTTCGGCGCGGGCCTATGCCCGTCTGTGCGGGGCAGTGGGCGCCGGCACCGCCATGATCCATGTGGGTTTCGCCGCGGCCGGCCGTGACGAGTTTCTGCTTCCTCTCTCGATCGCAACCCTGGCGGCATGCCTGGCGGCCGGTGCCGGCCTGCTCGTGCAAAGCCGCCGTGCTACGGCTCGCGTGCAGGTCGAGGGCTTGGACTGA